Proteins encoded in a region of the Magnetococcales bacterium genome:
- a CDS encoding ABC transporter permease, which translates to MIGSIVGEAWLAMGANRMRTFLTMLGIMIGVGAVILMMAIGEGMRSQVAQSIASMGSNLFVILSGSSTSGGMRMGGGAAPTLKHEDAKAIAELPAISAVAPTYPGSAQIVYGANNWSTTVYGTTPDYLVVRDWPLASGFIFTDTDLRSATRVAVIGQTVVKNLFLDEDPVGKMLRIRHSPYLIIGVLTAKGQSLEGRDQDDSILIPLTTAQSQLFGVSIPGSVRFIIAQVMGPELMASAEQAITQLLRQRHRLQEGVDNDFSVLNLTSVTKTAADTARIMTMMLGSIASISLLVGGIGIMNIMLVSVTERTREIGIRMAIGARRRAILLQFLLEAVIISIGGCLIGVLLGIGSGLLINHLFETSVIFTMDSTVMAFLVAAGVGVFFGFYPANKGARLKPIEALRYSN; encoded by the coding sequence ATGATCGGTTCCATTGTTGGGGAAGCGTGGTTGGCCATGGGGGCCAATCGGATGCGCACCTTTCTGACCATGCTGGGCATCATGATCGGTGTCGGGGCCGTGATCCTGATGATGGCCATCGGTGAAGGGATGCGTTCCCAGGTTGCGCAGTCCATCGCCTCCATGGGCAGCAATCTGTTCGTCATTCTGTCCGGGTCATCCACCTCCGGTGGCATGCGCATGGGGGGGGGAGCCGCACCCACCCTCAAACATGAAGATGCCAAAGCCATTGCCGAATTGCCCGCCATCTCTGCCGTCGCCCCCACATATCCTGGCAGTGCCCAGATTGTGTATGGTGCCAACAATTGGAGTACAACGGTGTATGGCACCACCCCGGATTATCTCGTGGTCAGGGATTGGCCTTTGGCATCCGGCTTTATTTTCACCGATACCGATCTACGTTCGGCCACCCGGGTGGCGGTCATTGGCCAGACCGTGGTCAAAAATTTATTTTTGGACGAAGATCCGGTTGGCAAGATGCTGCGCATCCGCCACAGTCCCTATCTGATCATCGGCGTGTTGACCGCCAAGGGCCAAAGCCTGGAAGGACGTGACCAGGATGACTCCATTCTGATTCCCCTCACCACGGCCCAGTCGCAGCTTTTCGGGGTGTCAATTCCCGGCTCGGTACGTTTCATCATTGCCCAGGTCATGGGGCCTGAACTCATGGCCAGCGCCGAACAGGCCATCACCCAGCTCTTGCGGCAACGCCACCGTCTGCAAGAGGGCGTGGATAATGATTTTTCCGTCCTCAATCTGACTTCCGTGACCAAAACCGCCGCCGATACCGCCCGGATCATGACCATGATGCTCGGTTCCATTGCTTCCATATCCCTGCTGGTGGGCGGGATCGGCATCATGAACATCATGCTCGTTTCGGTCACCGAACGGACCCGTGAAATCGGCATTCGCATGGCCATCGGTGCCCGCCGCCGCGCCATACTCCTGCAATTTCTCCTGGAAGCGGTCATCATTTCCATCGGCGGCTGCCTGATCGGGGTCCTGCTCGGAATCGGCAGTGGACTCCTGATCAATCATCTCTTTGAAACATCCGTCATTTTCACAATGGATTCCACCGTAATGGCCTTCCTGGTGGCCGCCGGCGTCGGAGTCTTTTTCGGGTTTTATCCCGCCAATAAAGGGGCACGTCTGAAACCAATCGAAGCGTTGCGGTACTCGAACTGA
- a CDS encoding DUF2281 domain-containing protein, translating to MGETELMEKLRSLPHEKQAEVYDFVEFLSERYLVQTGTGSVSGKSGEGTGVHRNASAGTMIRPPKPMSEEEIKRIFQAAQGAWGPRTLEETDALIQERRRIDWGDNNKCTS from the coding sequence ATGGGTGAAACTGAATTGATGGAAAAATTACGGTCACTGCCACATGAAAAACAGGCAGAAGTATATGATTTCGTTGAATTCCTTTCAGAGAGATACCTTGTACAAACCGGGACTGGAAGTGTGTCTGGAAAATCGGGAGAAGGGACAGGAGTCCATCGGAATGCGTCGGCTGGCACAATGATTCGTCCTCCCAAGCCAATGAGCGAGGAGGAGATCAAGCGGATTTTTCAAGCCGCCCAAGGCGCATGGGGACCTCGAACCCTGGAAGAGACCGATGCTCTGATCCAAGAGCGACGTCGGATTGATTGGGGTGATAACAACAAGTGTACCTCATGA
- a CDS encoding type II toxin-antitoxin system VapC family toxin, with the protein MNILFDTNPLIYFLNKQLPPEGERLVLRGMHGGAAAYSVITRIEVLGYPSPPGKIEAARHLLDSMTEIGLSESILEQTIVLRQKYRRLKLPDAIIAATAMVFTLPVLTRNVGDFGAIVGLRVMDPFVDVLM; encoded by the coding sequence ATGAATATTTTGTTCGATACCAACCCATTGATTTATTTTCTCAACAAGCAATTACCACCGGAAGGTGAACGCTTGGTGCTGAGGGGGATGCATGGTGGAGCAGCGGCTTATTCGGTCATCACGCGCATTGAAGTGCTGGGATACCCATCCCCACCGGGAAAAATAGAAGCAGCTCGTCACCTGCTGGATAGCATGACCGAGATCGGTCTGAGCGAATCCATTCTGGAACAAACCATTGTTTTGCGCCAGAAATACCGCCGGTTGAAACTTCCTGATGCCATCATCGCCGCCACGGCCATGGTATTCACTTTGCCCGTGTTGACCCGCAACGTGGGAGATTTTGGTGCCATCGTTGGATTGCGGGTAATGGATCCCTTCGTTGACGTACTCATGTAA